GAAATTTATAAAAAATTAATAAATAACCTTCAAGACGAAAACACAAAGCTAACCAAGCTATTATCGAATAGAGAAAAATTTATAACCTAACTTAACTTTACTAAAAACATTATCCATCAATAGTCATCAAAATGCAAAAAAATGATTCTTTCAAGATTTCAAATGAGAGCAGGGAAGATATAATAGATGATCATAAATATAGTATTATAAAAAAACTATTAGATAAATATAAGCCGCACAAGAATAATCATTCATTAGGTAAGGCAAGTACAAAACCAAACCTAAACCTGAAAATAATAGCTTAGAAAATAATGAATAAAAATCTAAATTCAAGAAATGGATTTATCCATTTATATAATCCTAAAAAAGAAGGCTTAGGCTCCTATGACGTTCACTATATTAATGCCTATAAAAATATTAATAATAAGAACAAGAATCAAATAGAGGGAAAAGACACAGAGAGGTATGCAGCATGATTCCATTTATTAGAAGTCTTACTGAATTGACGGCAATCACCAAATCAAGAGATAATATACATAAAATAGCAATAAGAGAAGAATTAAATACTTTAGCTGAAGATAGTGGGCAAAGGAAAAGGTATATTAGGTCAGAAAATGAAGAAAAAATAATTCTTCCCGATTTACCCAAGACATCTCGGCATAAATGGATGAACACTAAAAAGTCTGTATCAAAATTCTTTAATGACTTAGATTATAATAATCAAATACAATCATCATATAATCTAACCTTATTAGAAAGACAGCAAAATTATGACAATAAGGATGTTGCTTAATTATGGAACAAAAAAATAATCTTTCTCTGTTTGAATACATGTCATTAGCTCTAGTATTATCTTTTTTCGTTAATCATAATATATACTTGGTATTGATTGGTATCATTTTCTCTCTATACTCGCTTAATAAAAAACATATAAATAAATATATTAATATTAATATTAATAAGTATCATGAATCAAAGATAATAGATAGCGAAGTAGATGGCTTAAGCCAATCAAATTATGATAACAAAAAAATTATAAAACAAAATTCAGATATAAGCTTAGTTGAAAAAATTGAAGAATTAGGTTATATACCAAAAAGTGATAGCATAAATGATACCAATGCTGCATAATTAATCAAATTATATAATAATTTGATTATGTTATAGAGTATTATGGTATAATCTTAATAATAGAATTTACTTTTTATTTTATTTAAATAAATAACTTAGTACTGTACAAACTAGAATATAAAAGTTAGTTTAGAATACATGCATTTAATTAATGAGTAAAGAGCAAAAACAAATAGAAGATATATTAGTCAAAGGACTATCTCATATATTGAGAAGAACTGTAGAAGTAAATTCTGGCGATCAGTTGGCAATAGCCCAAGAATATAAAGAATGGATTAACTGTATTTCAGCTAGTGATTTCTCTCACCAAGAGATACTAGTTATAGATAAATATACATTTGATTAAATATAACTATTTTTTTAATTTTTCATAACTATAATATTTATTTACATGAAATATTATACTAAATAGTAATACTTACTTAATAAATATCACTAAAAGCCAAAATCTATCAATTTCGATACTTATGAATAATCCAAGAAGAGTTGACTTATTCATAGTATATATGTACTATGAATAAGTCTCTTGATTGGAATGAGCTATCTCTATTGAATTAACCGTTTCTCCAGCATCATTTATTTAATGAGCATGATTTTTGAGCTTTTCAAAAAAGCTTGGGATTCTTTTTGAGTTTATCCAACCAAAGAACGAGGGTATGTAATGAAATCGTCAAGCACTTCCAAGTGGCAATCAACTGTAAGACCAAAACTTTCAGAAAGAAGAGGAATAGGAAGAGAAGCTCTTCTTACAAGCTCTACAAGAGAATTGGTTGAGTTCTACTGGACAAATCGAAAACGTTTTTCAGAAGGATATAGAGGTTTTCCAGTTGAAATAAGCTAAAAACCAGTCTTAAAAGTATTAGCTGAAAATTCTTATTCATCAAGATTATTTTTCTCTGATACTCCCTGATATAAATTTGGAGCAAGAATTAAAAATAATATCCACCAGATAATAATAATAACGCTAAATATTAAAGTAATTATGATATTTTTTAAGAAAGTCCAACTAAAAGTTAGTAATAGTATTCCAAAACTGATAATTGACCAAGGTTGACACCAATATGGTTTTAAATCCCAATAACTTTTATTTGAATTTGATTCCATTACAGCAATAATCAAACCTAAAGAATATTATTTTCTTCAATAGGTTTATCTTCCTCTATTGGTTGATCTTCCTCTGTTGGTTGATCTTCCTCTGTTGGTTGATCTTCCTCTATTGGTTGATCTTCCTCTGTTGGTTGATCTTCCTCTGTTGGTTGATCTTCCTCTATTGGTTGATCTTCCTCTGTTGGTTGATCTTCCTCTGTTGGTTGATCTTCCTCTGTTGGTTGATCTTCCTCTATTGGTTGATCTTCCTCTGTTGGTTGATCTTCCTCTGTTGGTTGATCTTCCTCTATTGGTTTAATTTCTACAATATTCTCTATCGAAGCACTGGTGTTTTTATTTGTGAGAATCTGAGAAATTTTTTGTTCAGATTCAGTCTCAGATCCTTTAAGCAAAAACTTTAAAACATACCTCAGAGAGACAAACAAAGCTATTGGGAGGACAAATCCTAACAAAATTTTGTAGAGAATTATTCCTATGCTTAGGACTACGATAGAGATAAGGATGTTTTTGCTGTTCATTATGATCTATAAATATCTACTAAATCTAAGCTATTTTTTAGCTGTCTACATCAGATGTCATTAACACGATGTCTATTTAAATAATTTAGATTAACTCAAGAACAAAAAGTACAATGGTGATCAAAGAGAAAGAATTAAAAAAATTCTTTAATTTATCCTACGGAGACAAAGCTCCTACTAGAGAGGACTGGGAATCTCTATACAATAAAAATGTTAAATTTATAGACCCCACTCAAGAAAAAAATGGTATTGATGCATATATAAAAGCTCAAGATGGATTAATAAACAGATGTGATGACGTTTATCTAGAGTCCCATAATATTGCCATAAATAACAACATTGCTTTTATTGAATGGACAATGGGATTAAAAATAAAAGGCATAGAATTTTTATATTATGGAACAACAAGGTTAATATTTGACCAAGAAGGAAAAGTTCAAGAACATAGAGATTATTTCGATTTTTGCTCAGGCACATTTGGTAATATTCCAGTCATAGGAGTTTTTATTAGATGGCTATACTCTCGCTTTGTTGACTAAAGTCGTATATCGTAAGAACCATCATATATCAACAAATAATTATTAGGTAAAAAGAAAAATTTTCATCATATTAATTAAACCTTTGAACGGAACTATTTAATAGAATTTATATTTAGGTATAAAGCTCGTAGATATATGGATAAAGAATCCAGCAAAATCGTTTTTTAAGTAAATTTTGTCATTTTATTTTATTGGTTACGTAATTCAATTTTTTATTAGCTATAACTATATAGGTGATGAAGAAATCAATGGAAAAATTAGTTGAAATAATCAAGAAAACCTATGACCACAAAGCATGCCTAGAGATTGCCAATACTGGTTGTTCTAACGGCGCATGTAATAGACATAACTATCAAGCTGACACTCTTTTACTCTATATGAGTTACTCAGATGAAATTATCAAATACACATCAGAAAGACTTGGATATTCCTTTCTTTCTAACCTTGCTAGAGATTTTGGTTCACCACTAAAAGACCATAAAGACCAATTCTCATGGCAAGATGTAGTCTCAGCATGTCCGAACAAAGATGACTTTAAACATGCTCTTGTATGGAAATTTATTGAATTAGTTGCGAAAGAAAAAAGTTTAGAAATCACTTAAATAACTTGAAAAGTTATCCCCAATAATTAATGCTTCAATAATGATTAACAAAACCCATAACTAAAAATTTATCATTAGAAAAATTCGACGAAAGCATTCATCCAATTAGGTTGAAACAATAAATACACTAAAAGAAAGAACAAGAAAGCACCAATTATTCCGTAAAATTGAATCTCAATTTCTTCCCAAATTTCTTTTAACCAAATCTTAATTGGTTTATCATCACTTTGTCTAATCATTTATAAATAAATAATAAAATAACGATATATTAATAAAAAATTTTAACAAATGCTATAAAAAAAATATATATATTTTTTTTATAGCTTGATAAATTTAATCTAAAGTTTTTAGTAAAAAATCTCAGTAAATAAAATTCGTCACTAAATTATCTAAATATGATTTAAAAGTTTGCAAAACAACCCATCTGTTGAAGAAATTATTTCAGTAACTCTTAATTGTATCCTAATTAGGATGACTGAAATCGATAGAATAGACAGATCTGTTCTCTATCAAGAATTTAAAGAATGGATAGTTAATTCTAATGAAAAGGATCAGAGTCAAGAAATTTTGTGCTTAAAGTATTTAAAAAATGATAGAAAAATTAATTAGTTTATCTTATACCTAGTATAAGAATTAAATTGGATATTACTTAAACTCTCATTCATAAAAAAAAAGCTTTAATATTTAATAAACTTAAGAGAATGATTTTCTCCTTTTTTTCATTTATTTTCTCAACTCTACTCTGGGTCCAAGTACCACAGTGGAGTGATAATTGGTCAAAATGTGCTGTAGATGTACCCGATACAGCTTGTCATTGGTACATTGTTTCTCCAGACAACACATTTGGAAAGGGTTTTGATTGGGCAACAGCTCCATGGTTTGATGCAAATGGATTAAATGATGTAGCCAAAATCTCCTCAAAAACAGTCCTAGAGAAATTACAATTAAGAAATGAAATTATTAAATCAAATTCTTAGTAATTAAATAAAAATTATTTTTTTATAACCTTAATTTCTTATTTCACCTAATACTCTAAGTGCCTCATTTACATGAGCAGGACCATTCAAAAGATCGTTGAATATATGTCTGATAAAACCCTTAGAATCAACTATATAAGTCACACGACCATCAAGTAATCCAAGTACCTTAGGAACTCCAAAAGCTTTTCTTAAAGTATTCTCAGTATCACATAATAATGGAAATGGAAGTTTATTTTTATCTGCAAATGATCTATGGCTTGCCTCATCATCTCCACTTACTCCCCAAACCTCTGCACCAAACAGCTTGAAGAGATCATATTTATCTCTAAAACCACAGTTTTCTGCAGTACAACCTGGAGTATCATCTTTTGGATAAAAAAATAGAACTAGCGGTCTACCCTTTGCTTGTTTATTTGTCCTAGAAACACCTAGTTGATCAGATAGAGAAAAATCAGGTATTTGATCACCTAGCTTTAGTGGCATTTTATAGTTAAATAGTATAAGGATATTATATAAAAAATTTGAGCTTATTGTAGCAAAATCTTTTTAGGAGCTTTTTTCTAAAATGTCACAAGGATTAATACAATTACTTTGTGTAAAAAGATTGTATATTTATTAAGGTAAATTAACTACAAAATTGAGTTTAGTATAATAAAAAAAATTAATTAGAGTTCTTTGGGTGGTTTCGGAAAAAAGAAACAAGAGAATAAAGGCTCTTCTAAAAAACTCCTAAAGCTTCCAGAAAAGGAGCTGAGAGCAAGATCTATCAATAATCATTTAAAAGGTAAATTGGTTGAGGCAGAAAAAGGATATTTAGCTTATATAAAAAATGGATTTTATGATGCGGATATATTTTCAAATTATGCGCTAATTTGTGAAGAGAAGGGAGAATTAGATAAAGCCATTAAACTATATGAAAAATGCACATTAAATTCTCCAAACCATATTTTCTCAAAGTTTAACTTATCTTTTTTATACTATAAATTAAATAATCTAGTAAAAGCAGAAATACTAATTGAAAATGCTATAGAATTAAACCCAAATTTGCCAAATGGATATTGTATTAAAGGATTAATTTTAAAGAAATTAAATAAATATAATGATTCAAAAAAATCGCTTAATAAAGCTATTGAAATAGACCCTAATTACTTTGATGCATATATCAATCTAGGATTATTAAGTAAAGATTATAATAAATATAATGATGCAGAAAAATATTATTTAAAAGCAATTAAAATAAATAGTAATTCTGCCATAGCTCATTTAAATTTAGGAGCATGCTATAAAGAAAAACTAGAAATAGATAAAGCAATATTATATACAGAAATAGCTATAAAATTAGATAGCAAATTAGAAAATTCATATTTGAATCTTGCAACAATCTATAATGAGAAGGGTGACTATAATAAATCAATTGAACTTGCAAAAAAAGAACTTACAATCAATCAAAAAAGTGACTTGGTTTTCCAACTTATAAGTGAGATATTAAAAACAAATCAACCGCTAAATATATCAGAAAAAGATAACAGAGAGTACCTTAAAAATATATTAAATAGAAAAGATATTTCACATCGAGAACTTTTTGGAAGTATCGATAATCTTATTTCAAATCAAATATTAGAAAAATTATCGATTTTAAAGTCTGAACCATATGATAATAAAGAGTTTAATATTCTTATAAGAGATAAAGAATTAATAAAAGCTCTTTCTTTATTAATTTTTTGCTCCCCTTTATGGGAAAAAGTTTTACGAAATTTGCGTAAGAATCTGCTTATTAAGTTTTCAGAAGGTATACAAGTCAACAACAATATTTTAAACTTCACAATTGCACTAGGTTCACAATGCTTCATAAATGAGTATGTCTATTATATATCTGAAGAAGAAAAATATATACTTGATAAAATTAAGAATTCAATTAATAAGAATACTAATCAAGATTATAAATTAGCTCTAATCTCTTGTTATCAATCTTTATATTCAATTAATTCTGAATTTATTAATTTGGATAGTTATATATCTAATAATAAAGAATTTAATAAATTACTTGATTTACAATTTAATGAGGTATCAAATGAAAAAAACATTTCAAGTGAAATCCTAAAAGTAGGTAATATTGATGATTTAATTTCTAAAGAAGTGAAAAGCCAGTACGAATTAAACCCATATCCTAGGTGGATATATAATTCATATGCAAAAGAAAAAAAAGTAAACTTTTTATCAATTATCAATTCTGAAATTTATCCTAATTCTATTGATGAAAATCTAATCAAATTAACCGACAAAAAATTAAATATACTCATAGCAGGATGTGGAACTGGCATTCAAGTACTAGAAGCATCTAGATATAACAACTGTGAGATAACAGCAATTGATTTAAGCAATGCAAGCATCTCATATGCAAAAAGAAAAGTCGATGAATATGGAATGACAAATATAAAATTTATAGAAATGGATCTTCTTGAACTAAAACAGCTAGACAAAAAATTTGATCTGATTGAATGTTCAGGTGTTCTTCATCATATGAAAGACCCTGCTAGGGGTTTATCAAATTTAGTTGATTCTTTAGAACCAAGAGGTTTTTTAAAACTAGGTTTATACAGCAAGTATGCACGACAAGAAATACTAAGAGCAAGAGAAATAATCAAAGAGAAAAAAATAAATCCAAGTCTTGATAAAATAAGAAGCTTTCGCAATGATGTTCTTAATGGAGATCTAAAACAATTAAACGAAATAACAGATTGGTCTGATTTCTACTCAACATCAATGTGTAGAGATCTCTGCTTTCATAGTCAAGAAAAATGTTACTCTCTCATTGAAATCAAAAAGATAATAGAAATATCTAATCTAGAATTCCTAGGATTTACTCTTTCAAAAGACGTAAAAAACAATTTCCAAAGTAAATATAAAAATATAAATTCTTTAAAAGATTTAAAGGTATGGGATAAATTTGAAAAAATCTATCCTAATTCTTTTAGAGAGATGTATCAATTTTGGACAAGAAAATCAATTAAATAGTTGATCTTCCAATCCTGGTATAAACATTTTAGATAAGGAGAAAATAAACAATATTGCAAGAATATTTCCTAACATAGCCAAAGCAAAACGAATTCTTAAATCCTTAGCAAATGGAAGTAAGTTTTCCCAAAGTTGAAGTAATGGTCCGCCTGCCATTGGCTATTAATATTTAATTACTAACAGCTTACAGTGCTAATAGCTTATTGGCTATAGAAGAAACAAGTTTAAATGGTTAAACAATTATATTTGTCTTTTTTACTTAAAATTTGCTCTCATACCAAATAAAATTATCAATCCTATAGATATTAGGGCCAAAGGGTAAAGCGAGACTAGTAAAATATCTGTTAACTTTTCAGGTCTATTCACAATAAATAAGCCAACTATAAATATTATTATTGGGAAAAGTATAAGAGATTTTATCCATAGTCCTTCACTCCATTTTTTTGTCTTATTATCTTCATCTAATAAATTTTTAATTTTCTCTTTTAAAACTTCATCAACATAATCAGTTTGATCTATCATAAAATTTTAATAATAAAGCTACTAATGTAAGATAAAACTACACGATAATTTATTCATTATCAAATATTTGTTCATCAACCTTTCCAATAAGAAAATATGAGTGAATTAAACTATATAGATCTCTTTGGTTTTTTGGCTGCATTACTCACAACTATAGCTTTCTTACCTCAACTCTATAAAACCTGGCGAACCAAGTCAGCGGATGATGTTTCATTAATTATGTTAATTCTATTTATAATAGGTCTATTTTGTTGGATTATTTACGGTTTTAAAATCAAATCCGTTCCCATTTTAGTTGCTAACATAATTACCTTTATATTTAATTTTTCAATCTTAGTTTTAAAAATTACTTATAGCGAAACAGACGGATAAAGGGATTCTTTTATATATATTAAATTATTTTTTTTGAGCTCCTTTAGAAGCTATAGTTTAAGAAGAATTATTTAATTAAATGTCAGGAGAAGAACTACAACTTATTGGCAGATCTTTAGCTCTGCATCCTCCTGTAATGATAATTACACTAGGTTTATTCATGTATATCAGAGGGAAAGCTATTGCAAGTAGTAACCCAACAAAGAAAGTTACTCCGTTTTTTCCTTTTAGAAACGTTTAAATATTAAATTTGCTATAAACTCTTATCCAAATAAAACAAATTATTTAGCTAACTTTTAACCAAAAGGATTTGTTCCTTTAAGTGGCCCTACAAATAGAAATTCCATAACAGCTCCTGTTATTGCGACAGGAAAAACCCAAATAGACATAAATCTAATTCCCATAAATTTCATTCCTCCTTCTCCAGCAAATGCATCTTTAGTCATTGTGTAGACGGTTTCAGTGTCTCTTACTGAGTATCTGTTTTCTCCAGGGCTAGAATAAGGTTGAGCAAAATTCAAATTATTAATTAAATTTCTTACTTTGTTATGCAACACTATAGGCCAAACCCATAAGAAAAATATACGACTAGCGAATGCAAAAGTATCTGATTGAGGTATTCCTAATTGCTTATTTGCCTTATCTTTTGGGAAAGCGTCCTCAATAATAGATGAAATTAGATTTTGATCTGTTGGAAATACCTCTTTTTTATTAGCTTCTTTTGATTGATTACTTGGTGAAACAAGTTCGGTTTCAGTATTTTCTAAAACAGCCGTAGAGCTATTGTTTTCTTTCAGATTTGATTCTTGACTTTCCATGACAAACTTTTTTCTAAGTGAATTATAAGATGCCTTGGTGATTTTTGATTAAAGAAATATATAATTTAAAAATATTCAATAGAAGATTCAATAGAAAATTCAATAGAAATTTTAATTGTCTCTTTTTATTCAATAAAAAAAGGCCACCTAACGATAAGCCTTTTTTTATTTTTATTTTTATTTTTATTTTTTAAATTATGCGTTTATTACACCACGGCGAATAAATTGCATTGCAAAAATCGCACCAAGGAAAAACACTGTTGGAATACCTAATGCATTTACTGCCAAAGTTCTTACCGTAAATACAGGGTATCCATCTTGAGGTCTTCCTTTATCTGCAACGATTGCTGTATCTTCCCAAACCTGCTGGTTTTGAATAGTAGGACCATTATCCCAGACAAATACTCCCCATCTTCTCAACCAATAATCAGTAAAAGCAACTGAAAAAATGACTGGGGTAAGTACCAGGAGTAATTTGAAGTTGATCATCCATCTATATATTTATCCAATAAATACTCGCATACGAGAGCCAAAAAGGCTGATTGATTGATTGACCTTATGGATTCTGTAACAAATTGGGGGGAAATTTAGAAGCTTTAATAACTCTCTCAGTTGACTTGCAATACTTCTGATATGGTGTCTAAGTTGCCTCTACAAAGGCCTAAATTAATTGGTTTAGTTTATGGAATTTGGTTTTAAAGAAATCCTTTTTGGACTTGCTGGAGTAAGCATGATTGCTTGGGCTGGAGTAATTGGTCTCTGGCATACATACATGTTCCCAAGATTTTTCAAAGAAGATACCAATAGAATTAACAGAGCTTCTCCATTGAGTTCTGACCAGTCAGCTCCACAAACAAGTAGCTCAAATAAACCTTGGTTTATTGACGATGAAGGTGGCCGCCTTACACCTGATACAGCTCTGGGAGCAATAGGTCTTAGCGATAGAGGAAAATACAGCAAAAAATCTTTTGTAGTTGCTGATTTTAATCCTGTTGAATCTGATTATGGTGTAAATAGGCTTTACACCTCGATTTTAATTGGATTAGCTATCAGCTCATTTGTCATGATTTCCTTTGGACTTCAAAGTGGATTTGGCATGATGGGACCAACCTTATAAATTGGTTCGAGTTAAATCTCAAAAAAATAGGGCTAGAAAAATAATTTAATTTGTAGCTATTTAATAGCCCTTAAAAAGTCAGGCTCAATATTTTAGAGCTTGACTTTTTTATTGAGTAGGAATTCAACTGAAGAAATGTTTTCAGATAAAGATCTAAAAAAATAAAGACTGTGGAAAATTTTTAAATATTTTGTATTTATTTGATTAAAAAAATAATAGCATTTAATTTTTCCTCCAAAAGCTCCAAATCATTTTCTCTTCAAACCCTTTGATAGCTTTGGTTTCAGAACAGCGATGAGGAAGTAATGAAAACCAAAGGATTACTCCCCCAACAACAAAAGTGACAGATATTGACTTTTTTATGTATCAAAAATCAATATTCAATAGACAAGAAAATTTAAAAAAAACCAAATTCACTCTAAATGTGCAAAGCTGCTTTAAAATATCGTTGATTTTAAATTGCTCCATGACTGTAGGAATCTACTTCGCTACAACAACAGGTAAAACCGAAGATATAGCTGAACGGCTTCACGGCTTACTTGACTCTGCTGAAGGTCCAAAGGATATTTCAGATGTCGATGACCTTAGTGAATTAGCTGGACATGATGGGGTTATTTGTGGCATCCCAACATGGAACACTGGGGCTGATTCAGAAAGATCAGGCACTGCTTGGGACTCAATCCTTGAAGACATTGGTGAGCTAAATCTCAGTGGTAAGAAAGTTGCAATCTTCGGCTTAGGAGATTCTTCTACTTATACTGAAAACTATTGCGATGCAATGGAAGAACTCCATAGATACTTCCAGCAAGCAGGCGCTTCAATGGTGGGGTATGTTTCAAAGTCTGATTACACATTTGACGAGTCAAAAAGTGTGGTTGGTGAAGAATTTTGCGGATTACCACTAGATGAAGACAGCGAATCAGATATGACTGATGAAAGACTTTCAGGATGGGCTGAAAAACTTAAAGGGGAAATGTTCTAATTATCAGAAACCAAAATCTTTTATCTTCCTAAGTAATTACTTAGGAAGATTTTTTTTGTAAATTTTCAAATGAGATGAAAACACTGGAATGACGAAGGAAAGAATATCTCCAAAAAAAATTCATTTCTTAAAGCTATTCAAAAAAAACCCCCAAAAAGACCGAAGATATCTTAATGTTTTCTTTATGAACTCAAATAGCTGTCCAGGCCAAAACATTTCTATTAGCGTAAATCTTTCCCTGAAAGATGAGACTTTGCGTATGTTGATAGAGATGGCTGATGATATGGGAGCTAGTCTTGAAGATGTTTTAAGCTCCATAGCTGAGGACTCGGTCATCGATTTAAAAAGGCTACAGGATGACTTAGGTATTGTTATTATTCCTGAAAAATGCAGTAAACAAGATTTAATCAACTCAATTCAATAGTTTATAGAGAAGTATCAAAATCTTTCAGGTCTAGGATTTTTCCAAGTAGTAATAACACCTTCTTTTTTTAAATCTTTAGCTCTTCTTTCAAGCTTTCCTCTATTAATTCTCCAAACGCTATATACACCAAATTCTCCTAATATTTCAGGGTTTAAGCCTTGCCAATAGGTTTTCACAACTGATCTTTTATCGATAATCAAAAGAGCCGTTTCTGTTCCGTTTTTTCCATATATTGGTCTTCCTTCCCAACCTCTTCTCTTCTCATTGGCAAGTCGATCTGAAACATTTACCAAGGCATTTTTAGATCGACCTTCAAAAATTATTACTTGATTAGTATAAAAATGAATGGAGGGTTTCATAGCCCCAACCATTACAAAAGTCTCGTTGTTAATCTTAGATTTTAGAAGTAGATCAGATGCTTGTCTTAGAGGCAGTTGTCTTAATCTATCTGCTAAATTAAAAGTTGGTAGCACAATAAAAAAATGTGTTAAAAGCAATGGAATCTGAAGAATTAGTAACTTTCCATATAATTTTCTAGAAGAAAATATAATCCCTAGAAAAGCAATTAAAAGAAAGATAAATCCTGCTTTATAAAGTAAAAAACTATTGATTAATTCTTCCTGAAAACCAGGAATTTCAGGATCATTAAGAAGACCAATCCATAGTTTAGAAGAGAAGAAAATTATGGAAAAGAGTATAGATAAAAATATTGTAAAATTCCATGCTATAGATTTTAATGATTCCTTTTTTACATGATTTGTTAAAGAAAAAGATATTAAAATTGATGCTGCAGGAGTAGCAGGAAGCCAATAGCTAGGCAGCTTAGTTGCCGAAATTGTAAAGAAGATAAATACAGATATTAACCAAAAAAATGAAAACTCAAATAAAGACTTGTCTGGACTTTTAATTACTCTTCTAGTCCATTTAAATATATT
The sequence above is drawn from the Prochlorococcus marinus XMU1408 genome and encodes:
- a CDS encoding DUF6737 family protein, which encodes MESNSNKSYWDLKPYWCQPWSIISFGILLLTFSWTFLKNIIITLIFSVIIIIWWILFLILAPNLYQGVSEKNNLDE
- a CDS encoding DUF2358 domain-containing protein gives rise to the protein MVIKEKELKKFFNLSYGDKAPTREDWESLYNKNVKFIDPTQEKNGIDAYIKAQDGLINRCDDVYLESHNIAINNNIAFIEWTMGLKIKGIEFLYYGTTRLIFDQEGKVQEHRDYFDFCSGTFGNIPVIGVFIRWLYSRFVD
- a CDS encoding peroxiredoxin, translating into MPLKLGDQIPDFSLSDQLGVSRTNKQAKGRPLVLFFYPKDDTPGCTAENCGFRDKYDLFKLFGAEVWGVSGDDEASHRSFADKNKLPFPLLCDTENTLRKAFGVPKVLGLLDGRVTYIVDSKGFIRHIFNDLLNGPAHVNEALRVLGEIRN
- a CDS encoding tetratricopeptide repeat protein, whose translation is MGGFGKKKQENKGSSKKLLKLPEKELRARSINNHLKGKLVEAEKGYLAYIKNGFYDADIFSNYALICEEKGELDKAIKLYEKCTLNSPNHIFSKFNLSFLYYKLNNLVKAEILIENAIELNPNLPNGYCIKGLILKKLNKYNDSKKSLNKAIEIDPNYFDAYINLGLLSKDYNKYNDAEKYYLKAIKINSNSAIAHLNLGACYKEKLEIDKAILYTEIAIKLDSKLENSYLNLATIYNEKGDYNKSIELAKKELTINQKSDLVFQLISEILKTNQPLNISEKDNREYLKNILNRKDISHRELFGSIDNLISNQILEKLSILKSEPYDNKEFNILIRDKELIKALSLLIFCSPLWEKVLRNLRKNLLIKFSEGIQVNNNILNFTIALGSQCFINEYVYYISEEEKYILDKIKNSINKNTNQDYKLALISCYQSLYSINSEFINLDSYISNNKEFNKLLDLQFNEVSNEKNISSEILKVGNIDDLISKEVKSQYELNPYPRWIYNSYAKEKKVNFLSIINSEIYPNSIDENLIKLTDKKLNILIAGCGTGIQVLEASRYNNCEITAIDLSNASISYAKRKVDEYGMTNIKFIEMDLLELKQLDKKFDLIECSGVLHHMKDPARGLSNLVDSLEPRGFLKLGLYSKYARQEILRAREIIKEKKINPSLDKIRSFRNDVLNGDLKQLNEITDWSDFYSTSMCRDLCFHSQEKCYSLIEIKKIIEISNLEFLGFTLSKDVKNNFQSKYKNINSLKDLKVWDKFEKIYPNSFREMYQFWTRKSIK
- a CDS encoding SemiSWEET transporter, which encodes MSELNYIDLFGFLAALLTTIAFLPQLYKTWRTKSADDVSLIMLILFIIGLFCWIIYGFKIKSVPILVANIITFIFNFSILVLKITYSETDG
- the psbF gene encoding cytochrome b559 subunit beta, long form; the encoded protein is MINFKLLLVLTPVIFSVAFTDYWLRRWGVFVWDNGPTIQNQQVWEDTAIVADKGRPQDGYPVFTVRTLAVNALGIPTVFFLGAIFAMQFIRRGVINA
- the fldA gene encoding flavodoxin FldA, with product MTVGIYFATTTGKTEDIAERLHGLLDSAEGPKDISDVDDLSELAGHDGVICGIPTWNTGADSERSGTAWDSILEDIGELNLSGKKVAIFGLGDSSTYTENYCDAMEELHRYFQQAGASMVGYVSKSDYTFDESKSVVGEEFCGLPLDEDSESDMTDERLSGWAEKLKGEMF
- a CDS encoding CopG family transcriptional regulator; the protein is MNSNSCPGQNISISVNLSLKDETLRMLIEMADDMGASLEDVLSSIAEDSVIDLKRLQDDLGIVIIPEKCSKQDLINSIQ
- a CDS encoding ArnT family glycosyltransferase; translated protein: MKSLTNSQIPSFRQRRRGLLFILFIGFITFIWQLGSTGLVDETPPLFAAASRAMAETGNWLTPQVNGLPRFDKPPLVYWLMGIGFSIPWNSFWDPLGTWASRLPSAVSTIFLMLVLGDTIMRYPQEENYCSRRTAIVAAMTFAFSPLVVIWGRIAVSDALLCSTLGICLLLKWRRYANPEGEVWWLSWIFLSLAVLTKGPVALILSGITIFFFGLFQNDFSRILKLLKVIPGLFIVFIISFPWYLIELLIEGKPFLESFFGYHNLQRFTSVVNSHGEPWWFFLIVLCIASLPFTSFLLISIWNNFCNIFKWTRRVIKSPDKSLFEFSFFWLISVFIFFTISATKLPSYWLPATPAASILISFSLTNHVKKESLKSIAWNFTIFLSILFSIIFFSSKLWIGLLNDPEIPGFQEELINSFLLYKAGFIFLLIAFLGIIFSSRKLYGKLLILQIPLLLTHFFIVLPTFNLADRLRQLPLRQASDLLLKSKINNETFVMVGAMKPSIHFYTNQVIIFEGRSKNALVNVSDRLANEKRRGWEGRPIYGKNGTETALLIIDKRSVVKTYWQGLNPEILGEFGVYSVWRINRGKLERRAKDLKKEGVITTWKNPRPERF